Sequence from the Nitrospira sp. SG-bin1 genome:
CCAGCAAGGTCGTGGAGCAAACGGTGCTTGAAGCCAAACATGCCGGTCGTATTAAGTTCATGAGTTTCGACGCCAAAAAGAACGCCGATGTTCACAATGCCGGTATCGCGGTGCGGAATAAAGAAGGGGAATGGGTCGTGATGAATCGCAATACGAAGATTGCGATCGTCGACGACAGTGGCCGAGAACGTGAAAAGTACCCCGTCGTGTATGGGGCCAAGATCAAGATCAAGGACGGCGATCCGGTGGTCGTCGGCCAAAAATTGGTGGAATGGGATCCGTACTCCCTGACCATCTTGACGGAGGTCGGCGGGAGGGTGGCTTACGGGGATATCGTCGAAGGCGTCACGATGAAGGACGAGTTCGATGAAGTAACCGGTTTGTCGCGCAAGGTCATCATTGAACATACAGGTCAGACGCTGCGTCCGCGCGTGTCGATCAAAGATGAAAACGGCAAGACGGCCAAGGTGCCCGGTGGATCCAATGCCGTGGCAAGGTACTTGTTGCCGGTCGGGGCGCATATCTTCGTCGAAAAAGGGGCCACGGTCTATCCGGGCGATGTCTTGGCAAAGATTCCCCGTGAGACGACGAAAACCAAGGATATCACGGGAGGTCTTCCACGAGTGGTGGAGCTGTTCGAAGCAAGGAAGCCGAAAGAGCAAGCGGTCATCACCGAGATCGACGGGGAAGTCTCCTACGGTGGTTTCGTCAAGGGCCAACGCAAAGTGCTGGTCGATAATAAAATGGGCGATGTGAAGGAGTACTTCATTCCGAAGGGTAAGCACGTCAATGTCCACGAAGGCGACTGGGTGCGGGCTGGAGAGCCGTTGATGGACGGATCTGCGAATCCGCACGACATTCTCGATGTGCTGGGTCCGAACGAATTGCAGAAGTACCTCGTCGATGAGGTGCAAGACGTGTATCGGTTGCAAGGCGTGTCCATCAACGACAAGCACATTGAAATCATCGTGCGACAAATGTTGCGCAAGGTGCGGGTCGAAGATCCGGGGGACACGCAATTTTTACCGGGCAGTCAAGTCAGTAAGAGCGTGTTCGAGAAGGAAAATGAACGGGTGCTCGCCAAGGATGGGAAGCCGGCGTTGGGCAAGCCAGTCCTGCTCGGGATCACCAAGGCCGCCCTCACGACGGACAGCTTCATTTCCGCCGCGTCGTTCCAAGAAACCACGCGCGTCCTCACGGAGGCGGCGATTAACGGGCGCGAGGATAATTTGTTGGGCTTGAAAGAGAACGTCATTGTCGGTCGGTTGATTCCGGCTGGTGCAGGGTTTGAGGAATACCGTGATACGTTCGTGATCAGTGAAAAACCGGAGGCGACTTCCGTCGGTGTTACGCCGGCTGTGTCATCGGATGTGGCCGTTCCGGCGGTTTCCGGAGAAGCCGCTCGGTCGTAGCAAACAATGGAATTCTGGATACTTGACAGTGATCAGTTACGTCACTATAATCCTGCGGCTTTGCACGTGACGGTTAGTGCTCGTTTCATTGAAAGGGTCTGAACGCGATGCCGACGATCAATCAGCTGGTTCGAAAAGGGCGGGTCTTTGTGAAGGCGAAGACAAAGAGTCCTGCTCTGAAGTCATGTCCGCAGAAGAGAGGGGTGTGCCTACGGGTCTATACGACGACACCCAAGAAACCGAACTCGGCGTTGCGGAAAGTTGCGCGTGTGCGTCTCACGAACGGTATGGAGGTAACAACGTATATACCCGGCGTGGGGCACAATCTTCAGGAGCATTCGATCGTGCTTGTGCGTGGGGGTCGCGTCAAAGATTTGCCTGGCGTGCGGTATCATCTGGTCCGCGGGGCATTGGATGCGGTTGGAGTAGCCGATCGAAAACAGAGTCGTTCGAAGTATGGAGCGAAGCGGCCTAAGTAGATTGCAAGAGTCTGAACGATCATCACATTGATGGGATAGGTTCATATGCCACGCAGTAGGTTTTTGGGTCAGCGAGAAGTGCTTCCTGACGTGCGGTATCGAGATAAGTTGGTCGGGAAGTTTATTAACATGCTTATGAGCAATGGAAAAAAGAGTACGACGGAACGTATATGTTACGGGGCGTTTGATCATATTCAGGAGAAGACCGGCAGCGACCCGCTGAAAATTTTCAAGGCAGCTGTAGATAATGTGAAGCCGATCGTTGAAGT
This genomic interval carries:
- a CDS encoding 30S ribosomal protein S12 is translated as MPTINQLVRKGRVFVKAKTKSPALKSCPQKRGVCLRVYTTTPKKPNSALRKVARVRLTNGMEVTTYIPGVGHNLQEHSIVLVRGGRVKDLPGVRYHLVRGALDAVGVADRKQSRSKYGAKRPK